A single region of the Montipora capricornis isolate CH-2021 chromosome 13, ASM3666992v2, whole genome shotgun sequence genome encodes:
- the LOC138028941 gene encoding uncharacterized protein, producing MELEESEQKKSVMKWTEEKDVILLTTMAGEGVFQWKHGSRERGSAWDVVAKNLNCQKEFSVNERSLRDRFNTLARKVKAKLAKEERASGGGEVLQSESDKLVEELITLRDESEKKGEDQSEAKREAVVNEKKQALEMRDRALERIGETRKRNEEERAEAKETVGRKRRRSGGDMLEWLRERAESDLEIKKQEIKEKREEREAMEATRLEQQQQQQQQQLSKFFKFCSNNSTISNSSSSNNNSNLP from the exons ATGGAGCTTGAAGAAAGTGAACAGAAAAA GTCAGTCATGAAATGGACAGAGGAGAAGGATGTCATATTACTAACCACAATGGCAGGGGAGGGGGTGTTCCAATGGAAACATGGCTCAAGAGAGAGAGGGAGTGCATGGGATGTAGTGGCGAAAAACCTAAATTGCCAGAAAGAGTTCAGTGTTAACGAAAGGTCCTTACGAGACAGGTTCAACACCTTGGCCAGAAAAGTAAAGGCAAAACTGGCTaaagaagaaagagcaagtggCGGAGGTGAGGTACTCCAAAGTGAGTCTGATAAACTGGTGGAAGAGCTAATTACTCTTAGAGATGAGTCAGAGAAGAAAGGGGAAGACCAAAGTGAGGCAAAGAGAGAAGCTGTTGTAAATGAAAAGAAGCAGGCATTGGAGATGAGAGACAGGGCCCTTGAAAGGATAGGAGAAACAAGAAAGAGAAATGAAGAGGAGAGGGCAGAAGCAAAGGAGACAGTTggaagaaagagaaggagaTCAGGAGGTGACATGCTGGAATGGCTGAGAGAAAGGGCAGAGTCAGATTTAGAAATAAAGAAGCAGGAGATAAAGGAgaagagagaagaaagagaagctATGGAAGCTACAAGgctagaacaacagcaacagcagcagcagcagcagctcAGCAAATTCTTCAagttttgcagcaacaacagcactatcagcaacagcagcagcagcaacaacaacagcaatttgccttaa
- the LOC138030102 gene encoding proto-oncogene tyrosine-protein kinase receptor Ret-like isoform X1 gives MFCFLLRLPSKISSLLVTGRQHHLTAKWKEIQHPQFIGFLVILQILAVMNNTLIFLKCRLHVLTTPVQQAIVREMIQKPHFLLDKVFATSQSYIGAELIADIRCGSLMFDVVLRFDTQVAEDVIISTIKNAILDGMLGELRVNVSSIIGIPRVLLPTTTPPLKTTPKPDTEKCTCSCTVFVIVTVIFAAINIGLIAYIIWLHRRGTGRQKRAYQESSYENATENTPSVEMGNVEYEVRPTSPNDVQGGQYAPLNPSTRSWEIPRDHVTIEKIIGKGAFGQVAKATANGLRGMPQKTLVAVKMLKVAAPESDKKDLLSELEVMKTLKPHPHVIKLIGCVTQSEPFLVLIEYVPYGDLLGYLRKSRGLNDTYYKDPDVKPQTSLTSQQLMKFAWQIADGMKYLSSRSIIHRDLAARNVLVGERETCKVTDFGMARDVQQENIYEKKTKGRLPVKWTAYEALMYGTYTTKSDVWSFGVLLYEIFTIGGSPYPRMDGRKIANLLQEGYRMPKPQHVDNELYKIMMSCWLEDPNARPTFLNLKDKLKKMENQHKRLINMDIYDNTQLYANVEDLGA, from the exons ATGTTCTGT TTCCTCCTGAGATTACCATCGAAAATAAGTTCTTTGTTGGTCACGGGCAGACAGCATCACTTAACTGCAAAGTGGAAGGAAATCCAACACCCTCAATTCATTGGATTCCTTGTGATCCTCCAGATACTGGCTGTGATGAACAATACCTTAATATTTTTGAAGTGCAGACTTCACGTGCTAACTACACCTGTACAGCAAGCAATAGTGAGGGAAATGATTCAGAAACCACACTTCTTA TTGGACAAGGTCTTTGCTACTAGTCAAAGTTACATTGGTGCCGAACTAATAGCTGATATAAG GTGTGGAAGCCTGATGTTCGATGTGGTCTTAAGGTTCGACACTCAGGTTGCAGAAGATGTTATTATTTCCACTATTAAAAACGCTATCTTGGATGGCATGCTTGGAGAATTAAGGGTTAATGTATCATCTATCATTGGAATTCCACGTGTACTTCTTCCTACAACCACACCACCACTTAAAACCACTCCAAAACCAGATA ctgagaaatgtacatgtagctgcacTGTTTTCGTCATTGTGACAGTCATATTCGCTGCAATTAATATTGGTCTTATTGCTTATATTATTTGGCTCCATAGAAGAG GCACTGGAAGACAGAAAAG ggcGTATCAAGAGTCGTCATATGAAAATGCAACGGAAAACACG ccttcagtAGAAATGGGAAATGTTGAATACGAAGTTCGACCCACCTCTCCTAATGACGTGCAAGGCGGTCAATACGCGCCTCTTAATCCTTCTACGCGCTCGTGGGAAATACCTAGAGATCATGTGACCATTGAGAAGATTATTGGAAAAGGCGCTTTTGGTCAAGTTGCCAAGGCGACAGCGAATGGTCTCCGAGGAATGCCTCAGAAAACACTTGTGGCAGTGAAAATGTTGAAAG TTGCTGCTCCTGAGTCAGACAAGAAAGACTTATTATCAGAGCTTGAAGTGATGAAGACCTTGAAACCACATCCACATGTTATTAAACTTATAGGCTGCGTAACTCAATCAG AGCCCTTCTTGGTGTTGATCGAGTATGTCCCGTACGGTGATCTCTTGGGTTACTTAAGAAAGAGCCGTGGTTTGAATGACACTTACTACAAAGACCCAGATGTCAAACCCCAAACCAGTCTGACGTCACAACAGCTTATGAAATTTGCTTGGCAAATCGCTGATGGGATGAAATACCTTTCTTCAAGATCT ATCATTCATAGAGATCTTGCCGCTCGTAATGTGCTGGTTGGGGAAAGAGAAACTTGTAAAGTGACAGACTTTGGAATGGCTAGAGATGTGCAACAGGAAAACATTTATGAAAAGAAGACGAAG GGCCGCCTTCCTGTAAAATGGACGGCATACGAAGCTCTTATGTATGGAACTTACACAACCAAGAGTGATGT ATGGAGCTTTGGAGTTCTTCTTTACGAAATTTTCACCATAG GTGGATCACCCTATCCTCGGATGGATGGcagaaaaattgcaaatttgctTCAAGAAGGATACAGGATGCCCAAACCACAACACGTGGACAATGAATT